TGGTGATGTTGTCCAAATTATGGCTTATGGTGAGAAGAATAAGATCCGTGATCAGTTTCTACTCGCCGAAATCACGTTTATACCCGAAGGTAGTGATTTCCTTTCGTGAATACTCtgtaaacaatgttttttttttcctctttttgtaaTCTTATGAAGAGATAACATTTCCGGGTTTTGTCTATGCATGGTTCCAGGAGATAAACTTGCGAGAGTTAATAGGATGATGAAAGACGTTCTTTTTTGGGCATTGGACAATCGCGTACATCAATCTGTACGACGAAACGTGATGGTAATCTCACAAAACATCTCAAAAGACTTTGAGTTCATCTGTGTTCTTCAAGGTTTGCAGTCCAGAGGTTACAAAGTTCTCTTAGCAGATGATTCTGATGATGTCGCATCAGTAGAGCAACATGAGTTTGTAAGTTCATTATGGCTTTGGACAAGCCTATTAGATGGAGGTGATCCTATCGACAAAAACGAAAGCTCACAATCTCTTGGCAAGAAGCTGAAGCGGAAGGAGTGTGAGCCTAGTAGTACTCCCACTTGTAGCGGTAGCTCAGATAAGAAATCGAAACCTCTTGAACCAGAGAGCGCAGCTGATGCTGGTTCTAGGGACTAGCTTCTCTGCATAGAATCTTTCAATCATCCTTTGTCTTCTGTCTTTTAACTCTCTGGTTTTCTGTATGAAAACATTAACTCAGATAAACACAGAGCTCATTTTCTTGATTGATTTCATTGTCGAATAACTGTTACCACCAATGTGAAACAAACGAAGTGTGAACACATTATGTTGGTGCTTCTCAAAGTCAACTCTTTTCTTTAGCCGACTAGACTTTGGTTAGTGGACCAATTACAGACAAGGTCAAGAACAATCGGCCATCAAATGCAGTGAAGAAGTTTCAACTGTGTATTATACAAATATAACACTTACAAGATATACaacgaagaaagaagagacatCTTCAGCTCGTCCTCTTTCACCA
The sequence above is drawn from the Camelina sativa cultivar DH55 chromosome 4, Cs, whole genome shotgun sequence genome and encodes:
- the LOC104781650 gene encoding uncharacterized protein LOC104781650 is translated as MSKVVGHTCVFWDVEDCQVPDGNDPDSISENMKSVLADTGYGDVVQIMAYGEKNKIRDQFLLAEITFIPEGDKLARVNRMMKDVLFWALDNRVHQSVRRNVMVISQNISKDFEFICVLQGLQSRGYKVLLADDSDDVASVEQHEFVSSLWLWTSLLDGGDPIDKNESSQSLGKKLKRKECEPSSTPTCSGSSDKKSKPLEPESAADAGSRD